Below is a genomic region from Scheffersomyces stipitis CBS 6054 chromosome 8, complete sequence.
ATCaattttgaagacaaaATTAGAGAGACTCCGTATTCAATTGTAGTATTCACTGCCACTTGGTGTCAATTCTGTCAGAAGTTAAAGCCGGTACTTGAAACTCTTGTTGATGTCGTATTCGCCAAcgagaaagaaaaaataCAGATAGCAATTGTGGAGCTTGACACGGAACCCGGAGACAAACTAAGTGATAGATACCACATACTGACGTTACCAACaatcctcttcttcagtaaTGAGTATGATGAACCTAGCATATATGATGGTGAAAAGGAATTATTGCCTTTGCTTGCCCTGATCAATGAATTCACAGACTCACACCGCGACGTTGAAGGAAGGCTTTCTAATACTGCGGGgagaattcaagaagttgacaatTTGATTAGCCAGAAGATTTTACAAGGATTCAAAGGAGATTTGAGTACAGCAGGAATAGAGCTTTTAGGCGAAATTTCACATTTATCAAATGAGAATTACGAGATGCTTCCCTATTATAAGAAGTTGGTAAGCAAGATCATaaataatgaaatggacttcttcaagaatgagTTTTCCAGATTAGCGACTATATTGGAGAATGACATCTCAAAATTGACGCCAAATACAATCGACTCGATGCAAAAGAGATCTAATATTTTATCTTCATTTATCTAGCTATATCAGTTATATGTACATGGCTCTACCATTCTATAGAATCAAATTTTTGAATTAATCTAATCTTTTCCGGCCATACCTTACCATCATTAACAATACATTCATCGACAATGGGACGAACATTATTGGGTTTGCACCTTGCCAACCAAATATTCTTGCCGGACTTCCTTAAATAGATGATTACGTTCGCAGCATACTTGTGACCACCAATATGGTTAATAAACGCAACCTTGACGCCACCTGGGGTATTATCTCCAACATCTCTGTATAAACCAAGATCACGTAGGTAAATATCcatctccttcttcatGATGGGAGCTGTGACACCACAACGCTTGTCTCTTGATTTATGAGAACAAAAGAAGACGTACGATTGATTACTGTCCACCTCTATCTTAACACTAGGAAACTGTGGGTATGATAACTGGATTTCTTTGACCGAATTCTTGCGGCTAGCAACTAAGCTGGCTACCACTGCATCCAAAACAGGGTTAACTTGGGCTATTGATACGTTTCTTACCCATACAAAAAATGGAAGTAAGAGGACATCGCCTCTTTTCTCATTGCAATATTCATCGTTGGTGAGAAGATCATCTGAAGAAAGTGACGAGACGGTAACTTTAATCGAGCCTATTTCCGGAAATTTGCCACTGCTATGGCCCCCCCACTCGCTCACTTGTTTCGAAAATGTACCAGAAACACCACAGGCATCATGGGGCCAGTCTGTTTTGCCTGTTGGAACCACAATATGGAGACCATAAGGTTTTGTTGATTCCCAGAGATAAGCATCGTTGTCAAACGAAAGAGACTTCGGAAAGTTGGACGTACAACTAGAACATTCAGATGAGCATGAAGATACCTCAAACCCCTTTTCAAGTACCAAGGAGTCAATATTCTTTGTCTGCCCGTGGAAGATTTTTTGAAGTAGACCCATTGAATTCTTGTATCAGGCTGAAATGTACTAAGAagaaatttttttttgctgATAGACCAAAGTCAGTTGCTGGTCTCTTTATACAATCAAATTTTCTTATCTGGGATCTTTTCAGACCAGAAGCTTAGGAATAGGTGGGTTCAAATAGTAAAATCTAGGTCCACAGTGATTCTACTTTTTTTGTGTTAGCGCAAAAACTCGGACCGTAGTTCCGAGAATGTAAGGTTTTCGCTTATTCTAACAACAGTCTGGCTGCAAACCCCATGAGGTAGATATTGATTTGTTCATATCGGAGTTGTGTACTCAGTCCTACAACGGTTTACGACCTCTTAATAGTACTAAAGCTTTTTGGAAACTGTAATAGGAACCACCGTTTAGTCCATATTTAACCTGATTCCCTTAAACTGCTTctggaaaaagaaaacgCGCATTAGCTGCCCCAATAGTTCCATCCGTAAATATCTGCAGATTTTCTGATTAGATCGGTGGAATGCGTCAGGCTAACGTCTTACAAACATACGATTCGCCCCAAACACTTCCTATCTTGCAAACTCATTCGACAGAACCGTGGTCCACGAATGAAGACAGATCTAGATTGAACGTGAATTCGTGCTACTTTGTAAAAGCATTATAAGCATTATTAGCCTGCCTTTATTGAAGGTAACCGATGGTCTCACGTGATGGAGGAATTTCAGATTGACTTCTATTGATAAGTTTCGCACGACCTGcttgttgaagtttttCTGAAAGGagacaaaaagaaaaggcTGAGACCACAAATGAGATTTCGCTAACGGAACACATCCTCTCATTATTTATAGTCTACATTGTTATAATTACCACGTATTTTTCTATCACTGGCCCTTGAGATATACTTTCCCCGATATCACTTGCTGAGTATCGTGTTTGATATTAGACGGCGTGACACTCTGGGACCACATTGAATACCAAATAGAACGGCGCTCACTCATCACACTTCCGACTAGAAGTTTCCGAAAATATCTTTAATAGGCATTCATTTGCTCTCACACcaaaatctacaagaattACCACGAATAACATCAGGTACTCAAAGACTGCCTCGTCCTTTCAACCCATTCATTGGTGATAACTGCCAGCAATCGGCTCAGAATAGCTGCCTCTATATATGAAATGTCGGTAGTACAGCTACAATCGTCATCACAAATACATCTCCCACATCCGCCTAAGGATAGGGATGTTTCCCAATTTGTAACTGAGAGTGATGAAGACAGCAGTAAAGTAATCAAATCCATCATTAAGAGTAgtcttgaatttgaatcAGACAACAATCGATCTTCTATAGAATTGCTACCAAATCCCAGTTCTATGAATTCgaacaacaacttgatagTGAACAATGCACCATCTACTCCAACATCATTTAAGGGCTCAAGATCAGATGCTTCTGACGTGACCAATGACACTACACCATCGTCTTTCGATGAACAATTGAATGTGCAATTGAATTATCAGTCCCATTCAGATCCAATAATTAGTCAACGTTTAGAAACCGAAGAGGTAAATACACTTGGCCCCCATagtcaagaaattgatccAGTATTGACATTAATTGGAGAGCCATCTGCTGCCAAGGAAGTAGCGTCGTCGTCGGCATCCAACAGAGTGTTGAATACCATTATTAATGAATCCAATTCTGGATCCTCAAATTCGTCCAGAAGACACACAACTCCACATACCCCAGTATTGTATGAATCCATAGACGTATCAAGTAGATTATCATACCAGCATACGCTTGCTCGTGTGCCAATGTCCAGAAATACGTTCCCATCATATAGATCTCTGATGGAGGTTTTCGCTGCTAAACCAGACTCTACCAATACGGAAATCTTGCGCATGAGAAATTCGATTCTCGTCAAAAgaaatatcaagaagaagaagaaagaattctTAGAAGACGAAAAAGTCTTGGTAGGTAACAAAATTAGCGAGGGACATGAAAACTTTGTGATGGCATACAATATGTTGACAGGAATAAGAGTTGCCGTATCAAGATGTTCAGGAGTAATGAAAAAATTAAATGATGATGACTTTAAAACGACAAAAAAGTTGTCATTTAACATGGACGGCAGTGAATTGACaccttcttccaaatatgatttcaaatttaaGGACTATTGCCCTGAAGTATTCAGAGAGTTAAGATCGTTATTTGGGTTGGATCCTGCTGACTATTTAGTATCGATTACTGGAAAGTATATTCTATCCGAATTAGGTTCTCCTGGTAAATCAGGTTCTTTTTTCTACTATTCAAGAGATTACAGATTCATTATTAAGACTATTCATCACTCTGAACATAAGCAATTGAGGAGAATCTTGAAGGACTACTACGAACATGTGAAGGAGAATCCAAACACCTTAATTTCACAGTTTTATGGCTTGCATAGAGTGAAAATGCCCTTCAATAAAAGCGGCATTAGAAAGGTCCATTTTGTGGTTATGAATAATTTATTTCCTCCTCATAGGGATATACATCGCAAGTTTGACTTGAAGGGCTCAACTTGGGGAAGAATAACGAAGCTTGACCCAACGAAGGAACAAAATCTTGCTCAATATACTCTAAAGGATGTAAATTTCCTTGATAGACATGAATCTATCAAATTTGGTCCCCATAAGCGAAAGCTATTCTTTGCACAATTAGAGGCAGATGTTGCTCTATTAAAAAAGATAAATGTTATGGATTATTCATTGTTACTTGGGGTTCATGACGTCAAAAAAGGAAATACTTTCGAGCTATCTCAGAAATTGTCCGTTTTTGATCCCAAATCTAATGACAAATCGATATTAATTAATACCAATCCTAGAGATATTGATCGTGAATTCGACTTACCTAGCAATGTTTTCCCTGGGCGTTCCAAGTATGTCTTCTATGGACATGATGGTGGTATTAGAGCAACgaatgaagataatgaacCAATGGGAGAAATATACTATCTTGGAATCATAGATTGCCTTACTAATTACTCAATTAAAAAGCGGTTAGAGACAGTTTGGAGATCCATTGGACATACTCGAAGTACAATATCCGCTCTTCCCGCACATGAATATGGAGATCGATTCTTGAAATTCATCAAAGTTGGAACCAGCAGTTCCAAAAAAAAGTCATCATAAGAAATTTCAACATATACTCCCATTAAAGGGGGCAACACTTAACTTATTTATCTGCTTTCACTTCTCCCTATACATTTTCTATTcattttgaataattttCAATTGGTCTTTGGTTTATTACGctattcaatttttttccGGACAAAGTGTTGCCTTATACGGAATGTCAATaccatatatatattgttAAGTATCACAACTAATAAATTTTGGTATTCATTATTTGACTTTCTGTAGTATATTATaattcttgtcttttttgGCTGGATTTATGCGAAATTGCTTTACTGCATTATATAGTATTAATAAACCACAACAATGAAAGAAACCTCTCTGAATTTGGAGTACGGGCTTTATTGTTAACCCCTGAGTGACTATGATGTACATCAACCTCTGATGCGTATAACTAGACAACCTTATACAATTGAAAGCGAGAGAATCATTTGATATCTGGTATAGCCGTACTTATTTTTTTGAGATTTTCGCAGTCgcattttgaaattgaaaattagTTCTTATCCAATCGAATTCACCCGACTACAACAAGGCTATTTGTAATTTGACAATTACACATTAACACATTAAAACGATACGTTGCAATATGAGTAAGTCGTACGTTTCACGTATTGTGAAAGTTGGAAATAtaaaagaattgaattttcGACGGTCTGTGTCCATATCACAGGCTCCAACTGGAATTCAAGGTGAtatttcaacaacgactacctatgaagaaaatatcaaaaatgCCGAAAATTTAAAGGCCGGCAACGTATTGGAAACTGCTGAATTCAAAGCATTAGGAACACCGCAATCTGTTTTGTCCATCAATTGTCCTCCTTCAGTACCTGTGTATCTTAGAAGAGGTTCATTATTGTCAATATATGGACTAAACGACAGTTCTTCTATAAAGAATGTTAGAAGTTCTATAAATTTCATAAATCCAATTCGAAGACTCTTATTTGGTATCAATACATCGTCTTACCAGAGATTAGAATCGACAACACCATTCTCCTTATTGATTTCAGCAACATATAGAAAGTTTTcgattttcaagaaatctgACAATAAGTCGTTTGTGACTATTTCTTTGGATGGTTCTACAGATTGGTCTATTTTGTACAGAGATGCCTTGCAAGTTTATACTGGAAATTCATTAACAGTCTCTCAGTACAGAGTGCCTCGtacaatttccagaaaATTGTCGAGAACTTTGAATATTCCGAGCAATACTACCACAGGTCTCTTCAAGTGGAACAAATCTGGATTTATTTTCTTGAGTGGAAGAGGTCAAGTTGGATTGGTTGGTAATGGTGCAATCTACAACATAAACTTAGATGACAAAGAAGAGCTACTTATCAATAGAGACAATTTATTAGGATTAACAGTGAATGGACCCTTCGACTTACAAAACTGTGTTGTAGAACACAACTTCACAACACACGAAAAACGCAGCGAATCCTCGTCTGTCGTACAGAAACCTCTCGGTATTTCTGTCATTTTGAAACAGCAAACAACTGTTAGACACAAGTTCAAACAAATTTGGTCATTGTTTCAGTACCACCTAGAAGCAAGTTTCAGTTTTCTTAGGGGCAGCAGAAATAAAACGAACAATTTCTTAGTTGGTAATCAGAACTTTGTCAAGATTATAGGTCCACGAAACTTATTGTTGCAGTCAAGTTCAGAAACCAGTCATATCGAAACCCCTACTCCGAAGAGAAAAAATGGTGTAGAAGTAGCCAATGTTACTGGACCTAAACAGACTTCAGCTGATTACTTAAGTTACGTTACTGTAACTCCTGGGCAAGGTGTCAAATTTGAGAGCACACCAGACTTTAAGGATACGGTAGATAAAATCGAAAGAAAGTAGATACAttatagaagaaatatgCAATCTTACATGCAACATAGTCCTAGGGCTCCTCTTAAAATATAACTATGTACACTATCAAATGCCGTCCCGAATGTGATTTTCGCAGCCTTCCTAAATTGTTCTATCCTCCGCTTACTTTCAAACCCCGAACCAAAAGTATAAATAGACCCTTGAACACTGCTAGTTTCTTTGCTTTTTATAGTATGACAACATCTACTAATGACTCTTCCTGTCACACGGGTGGCTGCTTGCCACTTTGCACCTGTTATGATGAATAAGGAGGCAACGATGGAGAAAGTGTTCAATGGGGTGAGTGAAGCAGCATCCAAGGGTGCAAATTTAATTGTATTTCCAGAAACATATGTATCCGCTTTTCCTTTATGGGGAGCATGCAAAGCTCCAATTGACAATCATCACTTATtcaaacaacttgttgaaagttCAATTTATATAGATGGACCTGAAATTTCCTCTTTGCAATCACTTTGCAAAGAGTTATCAGTTGTAGTACTATTAGGTTTCAATGAAAGATCTCGTGTTAGTGTCGGCTGCCTATGGAACTCATATGTCTTgattgatgaaaatggaacTATTGGAGCACATCATAGAAAGCTAGTTCCTACCTTTTTTGAGAAGCTCTCTTGGGCCAATGGGGATGGTTCAGGTTTGAATGTTATTGACTCAAAATATGGAAAGATTGGGTGTCTAATATGTGGGGAGAACACCAACTCGCTAGCAAGATTTACACTTCTTAGCCAAGGTGAGCAGATTCATATATCCATTTGGCCCCCTGCAGCAGATATGCACCGTCCTTCAGAAGAGACCAAAAGCTTCGACAATATTACCGCTAACAAGATAAGGTGTGGGGCCCAATGTATAGAGGGTAAATGCTTTGGGGTCCTCAGCTCATCATTTGTGGACCAAGCAATGTTGGACTTTTTGATTAAGGATGACCCATCCAATGCATCCTTTTATAATAACATGTCCCAAGGAATAACTTGCTTCTTGTCACCTTCTGGAAATGAAATAGGGGATTCATTAAGATTTCAAGAGGGAATTGCGTATGCGGATTTTGACTTAAATACCACTATCGAGCCTAAACAGTTCCatgatcttgttggtggGTACAATCGATTTGACGTATTTAAGCTTCACGTAAATAGATCTCGTAACATTCCGATTTactttgacgaagaaacaaGCGAATCTAGAGAAGGTATTAACAATTCGCCACTTTCGCAGTGACCGGTCTATATTGGTTTAATGAACGATGAACAATgattatatatatactattAACTAATACGTTAGAATatcaataataatatttaTGACGCTGACCAAGACTTCTACACCAACGAGTACGACAACAATGAACTCTAGATTTTCTTCGTGAGAATGAccaagttgttcttttAACATTTGCAAAAGGTCCGAGATAACTTCAAGTCTCTGATTCAATAATTCCACTCTTTGATTGATTTCTAAATAGCCTCGCGTTGCTTGATAAATAGGCTCCAAATGAGGTTCAGCCCACATGAGCTCGGGagaatcaagaacagaacCATGCAAATTAATATTGATTCTCAAGATAAACAATTCACCAATGGACTTCATTATTTCGTCCCTTGTCATTGCGACCTTACCAGTATGTGCAATCTGTTGAGGGATATCCTGAGTATCTTCAATTGTGTTGTcaaccaattcttcaaacaaagaaatcttAACTGATTGAGCCAATGCATGAGAAATTGACAATTTTAACATATAATTATTATCATCTCTTAATGTAATAAAATCATTATAGATTCTCGGTTGGTAGGACTTTGTAATATAGTAGTTGAATTCTTCTATTTGAATGTCCTCAGAAGAAAGCTTCTCACTTTCAAACTTTGCTAAGTCCTCTAAAAAtgcagcttcttctttcgtgGAATATCCCCACATGACCACTACTCCATACtcaaaaataaatatatcATTCTTCCGACCGATGTCTATTTCACCACCTTCATCAGCCAACCTAATGAGTTTATGAGAGTCATTATCTTCACCTCCATTGCTATCACTTCTCCAATCTTTGTATGTGAATGGAGAGTAGAGACATTCATCAAATAGTTTTGGACTGGTATTGTgtattctctttctgtcCTTGAgccaacgaagaagatctttCATTTTATAAGAGCCACAAGTACAATAAGCAGTGACTCTTGGAAGCAAGTCTCTGTGCAGCTTTCCCAATATTTCTGCATCCTTTCTGGCAGATGTATCCGTTATACGCTTAACTTGAGAATAAACTCTTGTTGTAGGCaagtcatcatcatcgtcatttGCACTTATACTCGCTGTTGCATGTTCCAAATTTGGAGGGTCTTCAGGCAATAATTTAAGCTTTTGCGTTGTTCTACTCGTTCTTTGCAACCCTATCTTTGGTGATTGCGCAATCTTGGATGCCGAACGATTAGCCTGTTGACTTTGCTGTCCATGTTGCGATTGACTGAGCTTGGAATTAGACGGTATTCCAGTAGTCTTTAGGACACTGTCAGGTAATATAATAGGATTCTCATAGGAAGGTTTTGTTAAGAGTGGCGTTCGAGCACTACCTGAAGATGTCATTTCCGTTAATGGCAGGAGAATAGAGTATGCTCCCTATCTTCACTTTGCCCAGAGTTAATCATTGCGAGACTTGATATAGATTGAATCGCAACATTAATTAGCGTAACCATAGAAAACCATATGTGCAGGATACATATTGCTtaacaaaaaaaaatagatGAGATGGACCTAAAAATTTAAATCAGAACATTAATATCTCAATTTTGGCAATTACCACGGTATAATGGCTAAAACGGCGAAAACCAAGTCTACGGagtcttcaagaagacatgcgttttcttcgtttcGTGAGAGAATTGATTCCATTAAGATTGAGCCCAACTTGAAACTTACCAAACGGGTACATGATTATGTGGAAACTTCTCATTTTTTGGCTACACTCGACCACTGGAAGGAGGTAAACTTAAGTGGAAACTTCAGTGAATTTGTTGATAAGGTGGAAATTTACTCACAGACTTTGCCGCAGATCTTGCACCACCAAAGCTTCATCTTTGATGCCCTTTGCACCCACATAAAAGTGAACGATATTAATTCCATTCAGCCATTATTAGAACTCGTAGCACAGTTTATTCACGATTTAGGAGATGATTTTTTAGTCTACTATTCTAAGTTTCTACAATTATTGACGGAAATCGCACTTGAGACCATTCCAAATGACAGTCAAAATCAGCGGAACACTTCGAATGTACTTGAGTGGACCTTTAATTGTTTAGCATTCGCATTCAAATACTTGTCCAGAAGTTTAACATCGGATTTACAGCCAACATTCGAAATTTTCTTGCCCATTCTccaaatgaaaaagaaaacttATATTTCTAGATTTTGTGCAGAGTCACTAGCATTCCTTGTCAGAAAGCTGAAGGCAGACGCATTGACTTCAATTATGATGTTCTGCTTTTCAAAAATAGATTCAATGGAAGAGTCTGATTCATACCCAGAGACTTTGGCTATTTTGTTTGCGGAGTCCATCAAACACACTAAAGGAACATTTCATTCGAAAACTAATTTGATATTGctgaagatcttggaagtTTCTTTCCACAAGTTAAatatccagaagaagagtatttCAATACTTTCCGACATAATTTTGGATTTAATTAATCATGGTACTCTGGACACATGCAAGCAAGTCTACAAGGTGACAATGGAGTTTTTATTAGGGGAGTtaaaaaatgaaaattctaTACCTTCTGTATCACAACTCTTGACTGTCCTCATTTTTGCTGAATCTGGTAAAAAGATTACTGACTGGATATCGTTCACAGAAATATTAAATGCTTTGTTGGTATATTTGAGCAATTGCCAAGGTTCTACAGAAAATGATTCACAATTGGCTGAACTAACCTCCTATTTGTTTGTAATTGTTCTTAGAAACGGGGACCTTCAAGTTTTAACAAAGTTGCATAGACAAATTTTTATTACAATGTCATCGTTTTGCGATGGTAAATATTTTTTGGCTTTTGCTGAATCTTGCGTTGATTTGACAAGAGAAAGAGCGAAGAATTTTGGCCTCCTACATTTCATTCAAAAATATGTAAATCAATTACCTGAAGAGAGCAATGAAATAAAGAAGGTTGCATATCTATTGACCAAATTGAGTAAGAATCACTCTGAACTATTACATCAGATAGAGCTTCCCCTACATATTCACAATTACATTCGAAAAGATATCAAGACACAAGCAGATTTGATTAGAAATTCCAAGGTTCCCCTTGATTTTTACTGGTTATTGCAATTGTCCAAATTTGTTAAAGAAGATGCTGACTGGAACAATGATTTAATTGATCTTTTGTTGCTCCTTACTGAGAAGTTCGACGTTTTACCTCGAAAGCTTTGTTGTGATTTGATTGCAGCAATTATCATttctttgtattcttcCTCAATTCCAAGACACGAGAAACTTGTAAAGGGAATGAAAACAGTGTTGTCAATGATCCTGAAAATTAAGGAGTCTTCGGATTTGATTCGTGCTTTGCAGACTTATATTCTACGTGAAAGAGATCAAGCAAAGTTATTTATAGAGGCCgaagaaaacttcttgatggaaATAGCTCAGAATTTGAGTTTGCCCAGTAGTCAATTACGTTGCATTTCAGCAGAATTTCTTTTAACAGTTCTTGATACATTGGGTCATGAAAATACTTCGTATGTATCGCAGATTAGGATTATTGAGCAAATTCCATTATCAATTACTACGGGTAGGGATATCACATTACGAATTAGGAACTTAGCATCCGATTTTAAGAATGATCAATCTCCCAGTGAATTTGATTGTGTTGTTGTTACAAATTTCCTTTTCGGGATGTTGAGCAACAGATTTCAACCTTGTTGGGATGCAGTTTATGAAACTTTACCTTCGTATGTGCCAATTTGTTCGTCTATACTTTGGGATATGGCCAGTAAATTTATTCTTACACTGTATTCTTCGACTGAAGATACTTACATGGATTTGGGTTACTCTCCACTTGAAGACAACGAAATTGTCGATTGGCATGCTAGGAACCCTCGGTTGAGAGATAATTTTGTTAACTACCATGAGAAGTACTTTCTCTCGTACCAGAATATCACAGAATCATTGTACGAATTTGCCAAAGAATCATGGGCAGACAATTCGTACAATGAGTTCATGAGATCTCATACTTTGAAAGCTCTCTCTTCCATTCCTTCAATCGCAGAGGCTCATTCACAAAGTTTAGTTGACTTGGTTTTAAGTCTCGAAGATATCgacaatgaagatgatccCTTAGCTAAGAAAGAAAGGTGGCAATGGAAAGATCGTAATGACCTTCTTGCCTTGTTCGGtaaattcaaaaatttgaaaaaggtTCACAAAGCAGACATTTTGTATGATTACTTTTTGAGGCTCCTATGTAGTAATCAGTTACAGGTCCAAAAGATGGCCCTAGAAGTCTTGCTTCATTGGGGAAAGGGCCCAATTAGAAAATACAGGGACAACCTTCAAAATTTGCTAGATGATAATATTTTCCGCGACGAGCTTTCAAATCTTGCTGTCGGCTCGCAGTCTACAATCGAGGACCACGAAAGAGAGGCAATAATGCCGTTTGTCTTGAGAATTCTCTTCGGACGTGTCCAGGGGTCTCCAAGAAGCAATAGCCAAGTCGGACGGAAATTTGCTATTGTAACAATTC
It encodes:
- a CDS encoding predicted protein; amino-acid sequence: MTSSGSARTPLLTKPSYENPIILPDSVLKTTGIPSNSKLSQSQHGQQSQQANRSASKIAQSPKIGLQRTSRTTQKLKLLPEDPPNLEHATASISANDDDDDLPTTRVYSQVKRITDTSARKDAEILGKSHRDLLPRVTAYCTCGSYKMKDLLRWLKDRKRIHNTSPKLFDECLYSPFTYKDWRSDSNGGEDNDSHKLIRLADEGGEIDIGRKNDIFIFEYGVVVMWGYSTKEEAAFLEDLAKFESEKLSSEDIQIEEFNYYITKSYQPRIYNDFITLRDDNNYMLKLSISHALAQSVKISLFEELVDNTIEDTQDIPQQIAHTGKVAMTRDEIMKSIGELFILRININLHGSVLDSPELMWAEPHLEPIYQATRGYLEINQRVELLNQRLEVISDLLQMLKEQLGHSHEENLEFIVVVLVGVEVLVSVINIIIDILTY
- a CDS encoding predicted protein; the encoded protein is MGLLQKIFHGQTKNIDSLVLEKGFEVSSCSSECSSCTSNFPKSLSFDNDAYLWESTKPYGLHIVVPTGKTDWPHDACGVSGTFSKQVSEWGGHSSGKFPEIGSIKVTVSSLSSDDLLTNDEYCNEKRGDVLLLPFFVWVRNVSIAQVNPVLDAVVASLVASRKNSVKEIQLSYPQFPSVKIEVDSNQSYVFFCSHKSRDKRCGVTAPIMKKEMDIYLRDLGLYRDVGDNTPGGVKVAFINHIGGHKYAANVIIYLRKSGKNIWLARCKPNNVRPIVDECIVNDGKVWPEKIRLIQKFDSIEW
- the NRL2 gene encoding Aliphatic nitrilase (go_function hydrolase activity, acting on carbon-nitrogen (but not peptide) bonds~go_process nitrogen compound metabolism), with amino-acid sequence MTLPVTRVAACHFAPVMMNKEATMEKVFNGVSEAASKGANLIVFPETYVSAFPLWGACKAPIDNHHLFKQLVESSIYIDGPEISSLQSLCKELSVVVLLGFNERSRVSVGCLWNSYVLIDENGTIGAHHRKLVPTFFEKLSWANGDGSGLNVIDSKYGKIGCLICGENTNSLARFTLLSQGEQIHISIWPPAADMHRPSEETKSFDNITANKIRCGAQCIEGKCFGVLSSSFVDQAMLDFLIKDDPSNASFYNNMSQGITCFLSPSGNEIGDSLRFQEGIAYADFDLNTTIEPKQFHDLVGGYNRFDVFKLHVNRSRNIPIYF
- a CDS encoding protein disulfide isomerase (go_function electron transporter activity~go_process electron transport): SNLLQVNDKNFKEIVIDSGKFTFVDFYADWCRHCKNLMPTIEELADVFEPFQDQVQVVKINGDKDGKKMSKKYVFKGYPTMLLFHGNDEPVEYDGIRDLQALSNFVQQITGVRLASIKPEGEVEESKVEQEPTGLIRLNDINFEDKIRETPYSIVVFTATWCQFCQKLKPVLETLVDVVFANEKEKIQIAIVELDTEPGDKLSDRYHISTLPTILFFSNEYDEPSIYDGEKELLPLLASINEFTDSHRDVEGRLSNTAGRIQEVDNLISQKILQGFKGDLSTAGIELLGEISHLSNENYEMLPYYKKLVSKIINNEMDFFKNEFSRLATILENDISKLTPNTIDSMQKRSNILSSFI
- the MSS4 gene encoding Phosphatidylinositol-4-phosphate 5-kinase (go_function 1-phosphatidylinositol-4-phosphate 5-kinase activity) — translated: MEVFAAKPDSTNTEILRMRNSILVKRNIKKKKKEFLEDEKVLVGNKISEGHENFVMAYNMLTGIRVAVSRCSGVMKKLNDDDFKTTKKLSFNMDGSELTPSSKYDFKFKDYCPEVFRELRSLFGLDPADYLVSITGKYILSELGSPGKSGSFFYYSRDYRFIIKTIHHSEHKQLRRILKDYYEHVKENPNTLISQFYGLHRVKMPFNKSGIRKVHFVVMNNLFPPHRDIHRKFDLKGSTWGRITKLDPTKEQNLAQYTLKDVNFLDRHESIKFGPHKRKLFFAQLEADVALLKKINVMDYSLLLGVHDVKKGNTFELSQKLSVFDPKSNDKSILINTNPRDIDREFDLPSNVFPGRSKYVFYGHDGGIRATNEDNEPMGEIYYLGIIDCLTNYSIKKRLETVWRSIGHTRSTISALPAHEYGDRFLKFIKVGTSSSKKKSS
- a CDS encoding predicted protein, with the translated sequence MSKSYVSRIVKVGNIKELNFRRSVSISQAPTGIQGDISTTTTYEENIKNAENLKAGNVLETAEFKALGTPQSVLSINCPPSVPVYLRRGSLLSIYGLNDSSSIKNVRSSINFINPIRRLLFGINTSSYQRLESTTPFSLLISATYRKFSIFKKSDNKSFVTISLDGSTDWSILYRDALQVYTGNSLTVSQYRVPRTISRKLSRTLNIPSNTTTGLFKWNKSGFIFLSGRGQVGLVGNGAIYNINLDDKEELLINRDNLLGLTVNGPFDLQNCVVEHNFTTHEKRSESSSVVQKPLGISVILKQQTTVRHKFKQIWSLFQYHLEASFSFLRGSRNKTNNFLVGNQNFVKIIGPRNLLLQSSSETSHIETPTPKRKNGVEVANVTGPKQTSADYLSYVTVTPGQGVKFESTPDFKDTVDKIERK